Proteins from a genomic interval of Papaver somniferum cultivar HN1 chromosome 4, ASM357369v1, whole genome shotgun sequence:
- the LOC113272839 gene encoding uncharacterized protein DDB_G0283697-like: MDETPTKIRLQKSKEKKSVTADDEPEDDEKGESDSDQPLKEMQMKAKHDVVRRKEVSVLTSFLPANDDNLEDGIRETDSDQQQKETRTNVKHDAAKKKKKVSVSDRQAEEQLIVNTSASRVQDDKSTKRKRKAEKAAPKEVLDDDTENEDDKKKAAPKEAVKQVVDKQKKRKRYEPKQSEDVKRKKKEKQIERSEIKPKPKSATQKGTYRA; this comes from the exons atggatgaaacaccaaCAAAAATTCGTCTTCAGAAGTCGAAAGAGAAGAAATCAG TAACTGCCGATGATGAACCAGAAGACG atgaaaaaggagaaagtgATAGTGACCAACcactgaaggagatgcaaatGAAGGCAAAGCACGATGTTGTGAGGAGAAAGGAAGTCTCTG ttttaacatcatttttaccTGCTAATGATGATAACCTAGAAGATGGAATAAGGGAAACTGATAGTGACCAGCAACAAAAGGAGACTAGAACCAACGTAAAGCACGACGCtgccaagaagaaaaagaaagtctctg TTTCTGATCGGCAAGCTGAGGAGCAATTAATTGTGAACACTAGTGCATCTAGAGTTCAGGATGATAAATCTactaagagaaaaaggaaagcaGAGAAAGCTGCACCAAAGGAAGTTTTGGATGATGATACCGAGAATGAGGATGATAAAAAGAAAGCTGCACCAAAGGAAGCTG tcaagcaagttgttgataagcaaaagaaaagaaaaagatatgaACCCAAACAATCAGAAGAcgtgaaaaggaagaagaaggagaagcaaaTTGAAAGATCcgaaa ttaaacctaaacctaaatctGCAACTCAGAAAGGTACTTATAGAGCATGA
- the LOC113276143 gene encoding uncharacterized protein LOC113276143 isoform X1, which produces MAKPNSTFESTNHTIFIDTNLNTHLVLIITNNDTVFDLKQKIMSEHPRCFPMHGKIEVKAIKARRKKCFYHVSDSMFVKSVFDRVNRTWFLYVDAVSEVVSGKNPLYLQPGSSGLPKLMLDGPSAEKEKANIQVEHQCIKVSGFESNIGIANHVILNDGQLVQGDMGGKVSNKLDVGVEILSSELIKSSDDTKERFISEKRKRCDPISTENEVPEIHAEHEKDEYINVKGGMDENILGEAPLLNSPAKKKQRKVKTSEDVSKNVKGPSEEAWLPVPAVKNDKIFDALHDPIGESMKETDAETRLHSKEAFVPENLLNEKSLGDEQQVTIGLLVKPAESLASGKRTIKKKSSSFQIEATSPIDTENEVLQMLNEHNKGGLVHSFDDPVGESMKVIDAGTPNEVASKPENLIHEKPLGDDEQQVTTAGLPITLGESLVREKRKKNKKSASAQNEVSKVDTKTEVLQLHNEHKIDGFIDSLHDPVEESMKEIDAGTPDKVTSKRENLVRDKLLEDELQVTSAGLPIKWGENLVREKGKKKSKSASVRNEVSTADTKHEVPEIHIEHKKDEFINSLHDPDEENMKEIDAGTPLHKDISKPENFLLDKPLGDEQQVTRSAVKPVESLVSEKRKRKLASFREVNCVATPSEEINLKHKLLDASVDTVTKDIANTRKKKKRTTKTSDAETCLPSAGAENDDSTRDIVPVTSEPEKALDTRKAGKSLPPTGKSRTSKKRTTDAPSLCLEKGSDKDCGIGDNTFVMESLKTKHSNSKNYAELPEEQKVGLFRHITPSTDENRKQENTPLKRVKKSRIGKAKSDSNSSRYVPEVGKSGGIAIDSLFQVSENYESLQMPPDILEHDVGNRPLEENYESDVNGSTNAGTKSSAVEGDDIDFSEYFLPKDHQKFVAPAKGTEIKPSDKSLKVGSGENLLHTKNSDGGASGAVPVLKGGQNNPAPQPNMKATVKVGETPVEVSKKKVVSASGNATPVMKKVVSASANATPVISHLDRSSRVNLAQKKINVSLAESSSNTESTVDRVNKNEGGGVVPQSHAKVRIPLSDQIGKVLNASSSQRSLLSSVKPIFKESSGESSQDEGDEVNNSEASTQTPSDSSSSGSSTGEDSPGPSGGRRMDSDVTTPKCKEKISLDSIFKRSKSYKKARDIASQSQAEDPAPDIVLDSQV; this is translated from the exons ATGGCGAAACCAAATTCCAcctttgaatcaacaaatcacacAATCTTCATTGACACAAATCTCAATACCCATCTTGTTTTAATTATTACGAATAATGATACTGTGTTTGATCTCAAAC AAAAAATAATGTCTGAACATCCTCGTTGCTTTCCAATGCATGGCAAGATAGAAGTTAAAGCTATTAAG GCAAGGCGCAAAAAATGTTTTTACCATGTATCGGATTCAATGTTTGTTAAAAGTGTATTCGATAGAGTTAACAGAACATGGTTTCTTTATGTGGATGCCGTTAGCGAAGTGGTATCTGGAAAAAACCCACTTTATTTACAACCTGGTTCTAGTGGTCTACCAAAACTAATGTTGGATGGACCTTCAgctgaaaaagaaaaagctaACATCCAAGTTGAGCATCAGTGCATTAAGGTTTCAGGGTTTGAGTCAAACATCGGAATAGCGAATCATGTTATTTTGAACGATGGTCAGTTAGTACAGGGTGATATGGGTGGAAAGGTGTCAAACAAATTGGATGTAGGAGTAGAAATCTTAAGTTCTGAACTGATTAAAAGTTCCGATGATACTAAGGAGAGATTTATTTCTGAAAAAAGGAAACGATGTGATCCAATTAGCACAGAAAATGAAGTCCCAGAAATACACGCTGAAcacgagaaagatgaatatataaACGTTAAGGGTGGCATGGATGAAAATATATTGGGTGAAGCTCCACTACTAAATTCTCCtgcaaagaaaaaacaaagaaaagtaaAGACAAGCGAAGATGTTTCTAAGAACGTTAAAGGTCCTTCAGAAGAAGCTTGGCTACCAGTTCCTGCTGTGAAGAATGATAAGATTTTCGATGCTTTGCATGACCCCATTGGAGAATCAATGAAAGAGACTGATGCCGAGACGCGTCTGCATAGTAAAGAAGCATTTGTACCAGAAAACTTGTTAAATGAGAAATCATTGGGGGATGAACAACAAGTCACAATTGGTTTATTAGTCAAACCGGCGGAGAGTTTGGCCAGTGGGAAAAGGACAATAAAAAAGAAATCGTCAAGTTTTCAAATTGAGGCAACTTCTCCAATTGACACAGAAAATGAAGTCCTACAAATGCTTAATGAACACAATAAAGGCGGATTGGTACATTCTTTTGATGACCCTGTTGGAGAATCTATGAAAGTGATTGATGCCGGGACACCTAATGAAGTGGCATCCAAACCAGAAAACTTGATACATGAGAAACCGTTGGGGGATGATGAACAACAAGTTACCACTGCTGGTTTACCAATCACACTGGGGGAGAGTTTAGTCAGGGAGAAGCggaagaaaaataagaagtcGGCAAGTGCTCAAAATGAGGTTTCTAAAGTTGACACCAAAACGGAAGTCCTACAATTGCATAATGAACACAAGATAGATGGATTCATAGATTCTCTACATGACCCTGTTGAAGAATCTATGAAAGAGATTGATGCTGGGACACCTGATAAAGTGACATCCAAACGAGAAAACTTGGTACGTGATAAACTGTTGGAGGATGAATTACAAGTTACAAGTGCTGGTTTACCAATTAAATGGGGGGAGAATCTAGTCAGGGagaagggaaagaagaaaagtaAATCAGCAAGTGTTCGAAATGAGGTTTCTACAGCTGACACAAAACATGAAGTCCCAGAAATACATATTGAACACAAGAAAGACGAATTCATAAATTCTTTACATGACCCCgatgaagaaaatatgaaagagatTGATGCTGGGACACCTCTGCACAAAGACATATCTAAACCGGAAAACTTCTTACTTGATAAACCATTGGGGGATGAACAACAGGTCACAAGATCTGCAGTCAAACCGGTGGAGAGTTTAGTCAGTGAGAAGAGGAAAAGGAAACTGGCAAGTTTTCGAGAAGTGAATTGTGTAGCAACACCATCTGAAGAAATAAATTTGAAGCATAAGTTATTGGACGCTTCTGTAGATACAGTGACTAAGGATATTGCTAatacaagaaagaagaagaagaggacaaCCAAGACTTCTGATGCTGAAACCTGCTTGCCATCTGCAGGAGCAGAAAATGATGATAGCACAAGAGATATCGTTCCTGTAACATCTGAGCCTGAAAAAGCTTTAGATACGAGAAAAGCAGGTAAAAGCTTGCCTCCAACTGGAAAGTCAAGAACGTCAAAAAAGAGAACTACTGATGCTCCATCTCTATGCCTCGAGAAGGGATCTGATAAGGACTGTGGGATTGGGGACAACACTTTTGTCATGGAGTCTTTGAAGACTAAACACTCTAACTCAAAGAATTATGCAGAACTACCAGAGGAACAAAAAGTTGGTCTCTTTAGGCACATCACTCCTTCAACTGATGAAAACAGGAAACAGGAGAACACCCCGTTAAAAAGGgtgaaaaaatcaagaatagggAAGGCAAAGTCTGATAGCAATTCATCTAGATATGTGCCTGAAGTTGGTAAATCTGGTGGGATTGCTATTGACTCCCTGTTTCAAGTTTCAGAGAACTATGAATCCTTACAAATGCCACCAGACATTCTCGAGCATGATGTGGGGAATAGGCCTCTTGAAGAAAATTATGAGTCTGATGTAAATGGTAGCACAAATGCAGGAACCAAATCCTCTGCTGTTGAGGGTGATGACATTGATTTCAGTGAGTACTTTTTGCCTAAAGACCACCAGAAATTTGTTGCTCCTGCCAAAGGGACTGAAATTAAACCATCAGACAAGAGCTTGAAAGTTGGTTCAGGAGAAAACCTCTTGCACACAAAGAACTCTGATGGTGGCGCCTCGGGCGCGGTTCCAGTATTAAAGGGTGGGCAAAACAACCCTGCACCACAACCTAATATGAAGGCTACTGTTAAGGTTGGTGAAACTCCTGTCGAAGTGTCAAAGAAGAAGGTAGTTAGTGCATCTGGGAATGCTACCCCTGTGATGAAGAAGGTAGTTAGTGCATCTGCGAATGCTACCCCGGTTATTTCTCATCTGGATCGTTCTTCTAGAGTTAACCTTGCCCAAAAGAAGATTAATGTTTCCTTGGCAGAATCAAGTTCTAATACCGAAAGTACGGTGGACAGGGTTAATAAAAATGAAGGAGGGGGTGTTGTTCCACAATCCCATGCAAAAGTAAGAATTCCTCTTTCAGATCAAATTGGTAAAGTGTTGAATGCTTCAAGCAGTCAGAGGAGTTTGTTAAGTAGCGTAAAACCTATTTTCAAGGAAAGTAGTGGTGAAAGTTCTCAAGATGAAGGTGATGAAGTAAACAATTCAGAGGCCAGCACCCAAACTCCCTCAGATTCGTCCTCATCTGGATCATCAACCGGGGAGGATTCACCAG GACCTTCTGGTGGTAGAAGGATGGATAGTGATGTGACTACACCAAA ATGTAAGGAGAAAATAAGCTTGGATTCAATCTTTAAAAGGTCGAAGAGCTACAAGAAGGCAAGAGACATCGCTTCCCAGTCTCAAGCTGAGGATCCTGCACCAGACATTGTGCTGGATAGTCAGGTTTAa
- the LOC113276143 gene encoding uncharacterized protein LOC113276143 isoform X2, which yields MAKPNSTFESTNHTIFIDTNLNTHLVLIITNNDTVFDLKQKIMSEHPRCFPMHGKIEVKAIKARRKKCFYHVSDSMFVKSVFDRVNRTWFLYVDAVSEVVSGKNPLYLQPGSSGLPKLMLDGPSAEKEKANIQVEHQCIKVSGFESNIGIANHVILNDGQLVQGDMGGKVSNKLDVGVEILSSELIKSSDDTKERFISEKRKRCDPISTENEVPEIHAEHEKDEYINVKGGMDENILGEAPLLNSPAKKKQRKVKTSEDVSKNVKGPSEEAWLPVPAVKNDKIFDALHDPIGESMKETDAETRLHSKEAFVPENLLNEKSLGDEQQVTIGLLVKPAESLASGKRTIKKKSSSFQIEATSPIDTENEVLQMLNEHNKGGLVHSFDDPVGESMKVIDAGTPNEVASKPENLIHEKPLGDDEQQVTTAGLPITLGESLVREKRKKNKKSASAQNEVSKVDTKTEVLQLHNEHKIDGFIDSLHDPVEESMKEIDAGTPDKVTSKRENLVRDKLLEDELQVTSAGLPIKWGENLVREKGKKKSKSASVRNEVSTADTKHEVPEIHIEHKKDEFINSLHDPDEENMKEIDAGTPLHKDISKPENFLLDKPLGDEQQVTRSAVKPVESLVSEKRKRKLASFREVNCVATPSEEINLKHKLLDASVDTVTKDIANTRKKKKRTTKTSDAETCLPSAGAENDDSTRDIVPVTSEPEKALDTRKAGKSLPPTGKSRTSKKRTSDKDCGIGDNTFVMESLKTKHSNSKNYAELPEEQKVGLFRHITPSTDENRKQENTPLKRVKKSRIGKAKSDSNSSRYVPEVGKSGGIAIDSLFQVSENYESLQMPPDILEHDVGNRPLEENYESDVNGSTNAGTKSSAVEGDDIDFSEYFLPKDHQKFVAPAKGTEIKPSDKSLKVGSGENLLHTKNSDGGASGAVPVLKGGQNNPAPQPNMKATVKVGETPVEVSKKKVVSASGNATPVMKKVVSASANATPVISHLDRSSRVNLAQKKINVSLAESSSNTESTVDRVNKNEGGGVVPQSHAKVRIPLSDQIGKVLNASSSQRSLLSSVKPIFKESSGESSQDEGDEVNNSEASTQTPSDSSSSGSSTGEDSPGPSGGRRMDSDVTTPKCKEKISLDSIFKRSKSYKKARDIASQSQAEDPAPDIVLDSQV from the exons ATGGCGAAACCAAATTCCAcctttgaatcaacaaatcacacAATCTTCATTGACACAAATCTCAATACCCATCTTGTTTTAATTATTACGAATAATGATACTGTGTTTGATCTCAAAC AAAAAATAATGTCTGAACATCCTCGTTGCTTTCCAATGCATGGCAAGATAGAAGTTAAAGCTATTAAG GCAAGGCGCAAAAAATGTTTTTACCATGTATCGGATTCAATGTTTGTTAAAAGTGTATTCGATAGAGTTAACAGAACATGGTTTCTTTATGTGGATGCCGTTAGCGAAGTGGTATCTGGAAAAAACCCACTTTATTTACAACCTGGTTCTAGTGGTCTACCAAAACTAATGTTGGATGGACCTTCAgctgaaaaagaaaaagctaACATCCAAGTTGAGCATCAGTGCATTAAGGTTTCAGGGTTTGAGTCAAACATCGGAATAGCGAATCATGTTATTTTGAACGATGGTCAGTTAGTACAGGGTGATATGGGTGGAAAGGTGTCAAACAAATTGGATGTAGGAGTAGAAATCTTAAGTTCTGAACTGATTAAAAGTTCCGATGATACTAAGGAGAGATTTATTTCTGAAAAAAGGAAACGATGTGATCCAATTAGCACAGAAAATGAAGTCCCAGAAATACACGCTGAAcacgagaaagatgaatatataaACGTTAAGGGTGGCATGGATGAAAATATATTGGGTGAAGCTCCACTACTAAATTCTCCtgcaaagaaaaaacaaagaaaagtaaAGACAAGCGAAGATGTTTCTAAGAACGTTAAAGGTCCTTCAGAAGAAGCTTGGCTACCAGTTCCTGCTGTGAAGAATGATAAGATTTTCGATGCTTTGCATGACCCCATTGGAGAATCAATGAAAGAGACTGATGCCGAGACGCGTCTGCATAGTAAAGAAGCATTTGTACCAGAAAACTTGTTAAATGAGAAATCATTGGGGGATGAACAACAAGTCACAATTGGTTTATTAGTCAAACCGGCGGAGAGTTTGGCCAGTGGGAAAAGGACAATAAAAAAGAAATCGTCAAGTTTTCAAATTGAGGCAACTTCTCCAATTGACACAGAAAATGAAGTCCTACAAATGCTTAATGAACACAATAAAGGCGGATTGGTACATTCTTTTGATGACCCTGTTGGAGAATCTATGAAAGTGATTGATGCCGGGACACCTAATGAAGTGGCATCCAAACCAGAAAACTTGATACATGAGAAACCGTTGGGGGATGATGAACAACAAGTTACCACTGCTGGTTTACCAATCACACTGGGGGAGAGTTTAGTCAGGGAGAAGCggaagaaaaataagaagtcGGCAAGTGCTCAAAATGAGGTTTCTAAAGTTGACACCAAAACGGAAGTCCTACAATTGCATAATGAACACAAGATAGATGGATTCATAGATTCTCTACATGACCCTGTTGAAGAATCTATGAAAGAGATTGATGCTGGGACACCTGATAAAGTGACATCCAAACGAGAAAACTTGGTACGTGATAAACTGTTGGAGGATGAATTACAAGTTACAAGTGCTGGTTTACCAATTAAATGGGGGGAGAATCTAGTCAGGGagaagggaaagaagaaaagtaAATCAGCAAGTGTTCGAAATGAGGTTTCTACAGCTGACACAAAACATGAAGTCCCAGAAATACATATTGAACACAAGAAAGACGAATTCATAAATTCTTTACATGACCCCgatgaagaaaatatgaaagagatTGATGCTGGGACACCTCTGCACAAAGACATATCTAAACCGGAAAACTTCTTACTTGATAAACCATTGGGGGATGAACAACAGGTCACAAGATCTGCAGTCAAACCGGTGGAGAGTTTAGTCAGTGAGAAGAGGAAAAGGAAACTGGCAAGTTTTCGAGAAGTGAATTGTGTAGCAACACCATCTGAAGAAATAAATTTGAAGCATAAGTTATTGGACGCTTCTGTAGATACAGTGACTAAGGATATTGCTAatacaagaaagaagaagaagaggacaaCCAAGACTTCTGATGCTGAAACCTGCTTGCCATCTGCAGGAGCAGAAAATGATGATAGCACAAGAGATATCGTTCCTGTAACATCTGAGCCTGAAAAAGCTTTAGATACGAGAAAAGCAGGTAAAAGCTTGCCTCCAACTGGAAAGTCAAGAACGTCAAAAAAGAGAACT TCTGATAAGGACTGTGGGATTGGGGACAACACTTTTGTCATGGAGTCTTTGAAGACTAAACACTCTAACTCAAAGAATTATGCAGAACTACCAGAGGAACAAAAAGTTGGTCTCTTTAGGCACATCACTCCTTCAACTGATGAAAACAGGAAACAGGAGAACACCCCGTTAAAAAGGgtgaaaaaatcaagaatagggAAGGCAAAGTCTGATAGCAATTCATCTAGATATGTGCCTGAAGTTGGTAAATCTGGTGGGATTGCTATTGACTCCCTGTTTCAAGTTTCAGAGAACTATGAATCCTTACAAATGCCACCAGACATTCTCGAGCATGATGTGGGGAATAGGCCTCTTGAAGAAAATTATGAGTCTGATGTAAATGGTAGCACAAATGCAGGAACCAAATCCTCTGCTGTTGAGGGTGATGACATTGATTTCAGTGAGTACTTTTTGCCTAAAGACCACCAGAAATTTGTTGCTCCTGCCAAAGGGACTGAAATTAAACCATCAGACAAGAGCTTGAAAGTTGGTTCAGGAGAAAACCTCTTGCACACAAAGAACTCTGATGGTGGCGCCTCGGGCGCGGTTCCAGTATTAAAGGGTGGGCAAAACAACCCTGCACCACAACCTAATATGAAGGCTACTGTTAAGGTTGGTGAAACTCCTGTCGAAGTGTCAAAGAAGAAGGTAGTTAGTGCATCTGGGAATGCTACCCCTGTGATGAAGAAGGTAGTTAGTGCATCTGCGAATGCTACCCCGGTTATTTCTCATCTGGATCGTTCTTCTAGAGTTAACCTTGCCCAAAAGAAGATTAATGTTTCCTTGGCAGAATCAAGTTCTAATACCGAAAGTACGGTGGACAGGGTTAATAAAAATGAAGGAGGGGGTGTTGTTCCACAATCCCATGCAAAAGTAAGAATTCCTCTTTCAGATCAAATTGGTAAAGTGTTGAATGCTTCAAGCAGTCAGAGGAGTTTGTTAAGTAGCGTAAAACCTATTTTCAAGGAAAGTAGTGGTGAAAGTTCTCAAGATGAAGGTGATGAAGTAAACAATTCAGAGGCCAGCACCCAAACTCCCTCAGATTCGTCCTCATCTGGATCATCAACCGGGGAGGATTCACCAG GACCTTCTGGTGGTAGAAGGATGGATAGTGATGTGACTACACCAAA ATGTAAGGAGAAAATAAGCTTGGATTCAATCTTTAAAAGGTCGAAGAGCTACAAGAAGGCAAGAGACATCGCTTCCCAGTCTCAAGCTGAGGATCCTGCACCAGACATTGTGCTGGATAGTCAGGTTTAa
- the LOC113276143 gene encoding uncharacterized protein LOC113276143 isoform X3 yields the protein MSEHPRCFPMHGKIEVKAIKARRKKCFYHVSDSMFVKSVFDRVNRTWFLYVDAVSEVVSGKNPLYLQPGSSGLPKLMLDGPSAEKEKANIQVEHQCIKVSGFESNIGIANHVILNDGQLVQGDMGGKVSNKLDVGVEILSSELIKSSDDTKERFISEKRKRCDPISTENEVPEIHAEHEKDEYINVKGGMDENILGEAPLLNSPAKKKQRKVKTSEDVSKNVKGPSEEAWLPVPAVKNDKIFDALHDPIGESMKETDAETRLHSKEAFVPENLLNEKSLGDEQQVTIGLLVKPAESLASGKRTIKKKSSSFQIEATSPIDTENEVLQMLNEHNKGGLVHSFDDPVGESMKVIDAGTPNEVASKPENLIHEKPLGDDEQQVTTAGLPITLGESLVREKRKKNKKSASAQNEVSKVDTKTEVLQLHNEHKIDGFIDSLHDPVEESMKEIDAGTPDKVTSKRENLVRDKLLEDELQVTSAGLPIKWGENLVREKGKKKSKSASVRNEVSTADTKHEVPEIHIEHKKDEFINSLHDPDEENMKEIDAGTPLHKDISKPENFLLDKPLGDEQQVTRSAVKPVESLVSEKRKRKLASFREVNCVATPSEEINLKHKLLDASVDTVTKDIANTRKKKKRTTKTSDAETCLPSAGAENDDSTRDIVPVTSEPEKALDTRKAGKSLPPTGKSRTSKKRTTDAPSLCLEKGSDKDCGIGDNTFVMESLKTKHSNSKNYAELPEEQKVGLFRHITPSTDENRKQENTPLKRVKKSRIGKAKSDSNSSRYVPEVGKSGGIAIDSLFQVSENYESLQMPPDILEHDVGNRPLEENYESDVNGSTNAGTKSSAVEGDDIDFSEYFLPKDHQKFVAPAKGTEIKPSDKSLKVGSGENLLHTKNSDGGASGAVPVLKGGQNNPAPQPNMKATVKVGETPVEVSKKKVVSASGNATPVMKKVVSASANATPVISHLDRSSRVNLAQKKINVSLAESSSNTESTVDRVNKNEGGGVVPQSHAKVRIPLSDQIGKVLNASSSQRSLLSSVKPIFKESSGESSQDEGDEVNNSEASTQTPSDSSSSGSSTGEDSPGPSGGRRMDSDVTTPKCKEKISLDSIFKRSKSYKKARDIASQSQAEDPAPDIVLDSQV from the exons ATGTCTGAACATCCTCGTTGCTTTCCAATGCATGGCAAGATAGAAGTTAAAGCTATTAAG GCAAGGCGCAAAAAATGTTTTTACCATGTATCGGATTCAATGTTTGTTAAAAGTGTATTCGATAGAGTTAACAGAACATGGTTTCTTTATGTGGATGCCGTTAGCGAAGTGGTATCTGGAAAAAACCCACTTTATTTACAACCTGGTTCTAGTGGTCTACCAAAACTAATGTTGGATGGACCTTCAgctgaaaaagaaaaagctaACATCCAAGTTGAGCATCAGTGCATTAAGGTTTCAGGGTTTGAGTCAAACATCGGAATAGCGAATCATGTTATTTTGAACGATGGTCAGTTAGTACAGGGTGATATGGGTGGAAAGGTGTCAAACAAATTGGATGTAGGAGTAGAAATCTTAAGTTCTGAACTGATTAAAAGTTCCGATGATACTAAGGAGAGATTTATTTCTGAAAAAAGGAAACGATGTGATCCAATTAGCACAGAAAATGAAGTCCCAGAAATACACGCTGAAcacgagaaagatgaatatataaACGTTAAGGGTGGCATGGATGAAAATATATTGGGTGAAGCTCCACTACTAAATTCTCCtgcaaagaaaaaacaaagaaaagtaaAGACAAGCGAAGATGTTTCTAAGAACGTTAAAGGTCCTTCAGAAGAAGCTTGGCTACCAGTTCCTGCTGTGAAGAATGATAAGATTTTCGATGCTTTGCATGACCCCATTGGAGAATCAATGAAAGAGACTGATGCCGAGACGCGTCTGCATAGTAAAGAAGCATTTGTACCAGAAAACTTGTTAAATGAGAAATCATTGGGGGATGAACAACAAGTCACAATTGGTTTATTAGTCAAACCGGCGGAGAGTTTGGCCAGTGGGAAAAGGACAATAAAAAAGAAATCGTCAAGTTTTCAAATTGAGGCAACTTCTCCAATTGACACAGAAAATGAAGTCCTACAAATGCTTAATGAACACAATAAAGGCGGATTGGTACATTCTTTTGATGACCCTGTTGGAGAATCTATGAAAGTGATTGATGCCGGGACACCTAATGAAGTGGCATCCAAACCAGAAAACTTGATACATGAGAAACCGTTGGGGGATGATGAACAACAAGTTACCACTGCTGGTTTACCAATCACACTGGGGGAGAGTTTAGTCAGGGAGAAGCggaagaaaaataagaagtcGGCAAGTGCTCAAAATGAGGTTTCTAAAGTTGACACCAAAACGGAAGTCCTACAATTGCATAATGAACACAAGATAGATGGATTCATAGATTCTCTACATGACCCTGTTGAAGAATCTATGAAAGAGATTGATGCTGGGACACCTGATAAAGTGACATCCAAACGAGAAAACTTGGTACGTGATAAACTGTTGGAGGATGAATTACAAGTTACAAGTGCTGGTTTACCAATTAAATGGGGGGAGAATCTAGTCAGGGagaagggaaagaagaaaagtaAATCAGCAAGTGTTCGAAATGAGGTTTCTACAGCTGACACAAAACATGAAGTCCCAGAAATACATATTGAACACAAGAAAGACGAATTCATAAATTCTTTACATGACCCCgatgaagaaaatatgaaagagatTGATGCTGGGACACCTCTGCACAAAGACATATCTAAACCGGAAAACTTCTTACTTGATAAACCATTGGGGGATGAACAACAGGTCACAAGATCTGCAGTCAAACCGGTGGAGAGTTTAGTCAGTGAGAAGAGGAAAAGGAAACTGGCAAGTTTTCGAGAAGTGAATTGTGTAGCAACACCATCTGAAGAAATAAATTTGAAGCATAAGTTATTGGACGCTTCTGTAGATACAGTGACTAAGGATATTGCTAatacaagaaagaagaagaagaggacaaCCAAGACTTCTGATGCTGAAACCTGCTTGCCATCTGCAGGAGCAGAAAATGATGATAGCACAAGAGATATCGTTCCTGTAACATCTGAGCCTGAAAAAGCTTTAGATACGAGAAAAGCAGGTAAAAGCTTGCCTCCAACTGGAAAGTCAAGAACGTCAAAAAAGAGAACTACTGATGCTCCATCTCTATGCCTCGAGAAGGGATCTGATAAGGACTGTGGGATTGGGGACAACACTTTTGTCATGGAGTCTTTGAAGACTAAACACTCTAACTCAAAGAATTATGCAGAACTACCAGAGGAACAAAAAGTTGGTCTCTTTAGGCACATCACTCCTTCAACTGATGAAAACAGGAAACAGGAGAACACCCCGTTAAAAAGGgtgaaaaaatcaagaatagggAAGGCAAAGTCTGATAGCAATTCATCTAGATATGTGCCTGAAGTTGGTAAATCTGGTGGGATTGCTATTGACTCCCTGTTTCAAGTTTCAGAGAACTATGAATCCTTACAAATGCCACCAGACATTCTCGAGCATGATGTGGGGAATAGGCCTCTTGAAGAAAATTATGAGTCTGATGTAAATGGTAGCACAAATGCAGGAACCAAATCCTCTGCTGTTGAGGGTGATGACATTGATTTCAGTGAGTACTTTTTGCCTAAAGACCACCAGAAATTTGTTGCTCCTGCCAAAGGGACTGAAATTAAACCATCAGACAAGAGCTTGAAAGTTGGTTCAGGAGAAAACCTCTTGCACACAAAGAACTCTGATGGTGGCGCCTCGGGCGCGGTTCCAGTATTAAAGGGTGGGCAAAACAACCCTGCACCACAACCTAATATGAAGGCTACTGTTAAGGTTGGTGAAACTCCTGTCGAAGTGTCAAAGAAGAAGGTAGTTAGTGCATCTGGGAATGCTACCCCTGTGATGAAGAAGGTAGTTAGTGCATCTGCGAATGCTACCCCGGTTATTTCTCATCTGGATCGTTCTTCTAGAGTTAACCTTGCCCAAAAGAAGATTAATGTTTCCTTGGCAGAATCAAGTTCTAATACCGAAAGTACGGTGGACAGGGTTAATAAAAATGAAGGAGGGGGTGTTGTTCCACAATCCCATGCAAAAGTAAGAATTCCTCTTTCAGATCAAATTGGTAAAGTGTTGAATGCTTCAAGCAGTCAGAGGAGTTTGTTAAGTAGCGTAAAACCTATTTTCAAGGAAAGTAGTGGTGAAAGTTCTCAAGATGAAGGTGATGAAGTAAACAATTCAGAGGCCAGCACCCAAACTCCCTCAGATTCGTCCTCATCTGGATCATCAACCGGGGAGGATTCACCAG GACCTTCTGGTGGTAGAAGGATGGATAGTGATGTGACTACACCAAA ATGTAAGGAGAAAATAAGCTTGGATTCAATCTTTAAAAGGTCGAAGAGCTACAAGAAGGCAAGAGACATCGCTTCCCAGTCTCAAGCTGAGGATCCTGCACCAGACATTGTGCTGGATAGTCAGGTTTAa